CCTCCTCGGCGTCCCGTGGGGGACGCTCACCGCCACGGGGGTCGTGGCCGCGGTCTACCTGTTCGTCCAGAACGGCCTCGCTCACCCCTACGCGCCGACCGTCATCCCGTACCGTTCTTGGTCGTACTTCTACCCGGTTGGCGTGCTCGTCTCGCCGTTCGCCCACGCGAGCTTCGGCCACCTGTTCGGCAACCTCGTCGCGACGCTGACGCTCGGATCGCTCGCGGAGTACGCGTGGGGGCACTTCCCCCGCGAACGCGGCGCGCAGGCGTTCTCCGATCTCCGGACGAACCCGGTCGCCCGGATCGGCGCGTTCGTCGCCGCGAGCCTCCTGGTCGGCGTCCTCACGGGCGTCTTCGCGCTCGGGCCCTCGGTGGGTTTCTCGGGGGTCATCTTCGCCTTCGCCGGGTTCGCGCTGCTTCGCTATCCAATCGGGACGCTCGTGGCGCTGCTGGTCGGCGACCTCCTCTCGCTCGGGTACAACGCGCTCCGAACGCCCGCGTTCACGCAGGCGGGCCACGCCGCCTACGTCACGCCCTGGTGGGCCGACATCGCCATCCAGGGACACGCGTTCGGGCTGTTCGTCGGCGCGCTGCTCGGAGCGCTCCTGTTCGACCGGCGCGACGAGCGCCCCCCCGCCGCCCGCGTCTGGCTCGGGGCGCTCCTGTTCGTCGTCGCCCAGGGGCTCTGGGCGGTCTACCTCCCGCGCGGGGGCGGGGAGTACACGCTCTATCGCGCCGTCGGCGTGGCGCTCGGGTTCGCCATCGCCCTCCTGCTCACGGGCGCGGCGCGGGCGACCGATCGAACGGTCGTAGAGCGGATCGACCTCTCCTCGCGCGAACTGTCGTTCGGGTTCGTGCTGGCGGTCGTGCTGGCGCTCGCGGTCGTCGCCGTCCCGTTCAACCTCTTCGTCGTCGCGGACGCGGAGGCGGGGGTCGCGGGCGACAACAGCCTCTCGGTGGGCGACTACACCGTCTTCTACGCCGAGAGCGTCCCCAACCAGTACGTCTCCGCGGTCGACGTCCCCGCCTTCAGGGAACGGACGGCCGTGAACGCGAGCGGCGTCATCGTCGTCAGTCCGGAGCGCAACATCTGGTGGGAGGTCGTCTCCGACGACCGCCTCGCCTACGACGGCACCCAGGAGATCTACGTCGGCGGCCTCGGCTGGCGCGAGGCGATCACCGTCGATCGCACCGCGTGGGACGCGGTCGGCAACGAGACGACCTACACCGTCCACCTCGAACACGGTGATCGGCGGAAACTGGTGTACGTCGGCGAGTCGGTCCGCGCCGAACCGACCGTGGAGGGGCGGAACGTCACGATCTTCCCCGGCGACCCGTTCACCCTCGTCGTCACGAGCGACGGCCGGACCCTCGGCTCCGCGCCGATTCCGGAGAAGAACGCCACGACGAGCGTCGGGAACCTCACCTTCGTCCGCGAGGAGGACCGGATCTACGCGACGGCCGACGACTCTCGAGTCCGGGTGGCGACGAAGGGGTGAGCGCCCAGTTGGCGCGCGACGACGGGCTTGCGACGGTCGCACCCCCAGAATACGTGTGCGTCGGGGCAGGGAGCGCAACGATCGCGGGCAGTACGTCGGGACGTTCACGGCGGCCTGGGAGGCGTTTCGGCGCTACGACGATCAGCGAATCTCCTTCGTGGACGCGACGAGCGCGGTACTCGCTCGCGAGGCGGGGATCCGGTACGTCTTCGGGTACGACTCCGATTTCGCGACGCTCGGGTTCACGCGCGTTCCCGCGACGCGCCGGTGACGCCGGCGCGCCGATACCCCCACTTCCGGCCGTCCATCGTCACCGCCACTCGATCCGGTAGACCTCCGTCTCGATGGTCCGCCGGGCCTCGCCGTGGAAGTCGAACTGCCGCTCGAGGTCGAGGGCGGCCGCGAAGGCGTCGGTGACCTCGCCGCCCTCGTCGGCGACGAACGCCTCGACGAATCTCCGACTATTCGCGTTGTGAATCGAGTAGGAGACGTCGGCGACCGTCGCGACGGCGGCGAGAAAGGCGCGGTCGGCGTGGCGGTTCCCCCGCTGCGCGCCGAACGGCGGGTTCATCAGGACGGTCGCGGGCCGCGAGCGGGAGTCGAGGCAGATCGGCGGGCGGGTCGCGTCGGCGAGCACCCACCGGACGCGGTCGTCCGCGTCGAGTCGGACGGCGTTCCCGCGGGCGACGGCGAGCGCGGTGGGGTCGCGGTCGAGGCCGACCACCCTCCCCGCGCCCGCGAGCGCCGCCCCGATCGCGAGCACTCCCGTCCCGCACCCGAGGTCGAGGACCGTCCCCTCCAGGTCGCCCCGCAGGGACGCGAGGTGGACGAGGTGGGCGGCGACGTCAGCGGGCGTGGGGTACTGCTCCCACTCGACGCGCGGGTCGTCGAACCCCGCGACCGATTCGAGCGCGCGTTCGAGCGTGCGTCGCGCCATGTCGGTCGGGACGGCGCGCGCTCGAACAAGAGTTTCTATCCGACCATCCGTTTCCATCCGCCCGTCCTCCCTCTCCATCCCTCCGTCCACTCCTCACCACCCGTCCGCCCCCTCCCGCGGATAGATTCATCACCCCTCGTACCTATCGGGTATCATGACCTGTCCGCGGTGCGACTCGACGCTCGAACGATACGCCCTCGACGGGGAGACGGCGCTGGCCTGTCGAGCCTGCGGCTACCTGGGCGTGACGGTGAACCACGAGAGCGAGCGACGGAAGTCAGAGAGCTGGGAGGCGGCGCTCGCGCGCTTCCGTGGAGAGAGTTAGTCGGTTAGTTCTCCGCCGAGGCGGCTTCCTCCTCCGCGTCCGCGCTTCCTTCGGATTCGCCGTCCGAGACGGACCGTTCGACCGCTTCGCTCCGGTTCGGGGAGCCTCCCGCGTCCTCTCCCTCCTCGCTCCGGGCCGCGACGAGCGCGCCGCGGGCGACGCTGTAGAGCGGTTCGCGCGCGCTGCGCACGTCGCTGATGGAGAACGGGATGTTCGCGTCCTTCAGGTGGTCCGCGAACAGCGCCTCGAAGCCCCGTGGACTCGACGTGCCGCCCGTGACGACGACGGGCACGTCGAGGCCCTCCTCGATGTCCTCCTCGTCCACCTCGCGGGTGATGTTCTCGATGACGTAGTCGAGCAGGTTCTCGTAGTAGATGGCGAGCGCGCCCTCGACGCCCCCGACGTCCGTGCGGAAGTCGAGTTCGAAGTCGTCCTCCTTGATGGAGGTGACCTTGTCGATAGGTTTGCCCGTCGCCTGCGCGGCCTGCTCGTCGATCCAGTCGCCCCCGCGGGCGATGGAGAAGGTCATCACGGGCACGGCGTAGTAGGCGAGACAGACGTTCGTCATGCCCGCGCCGAAGCTGATGCCGAGGCCGGTGAAGTTGTTGTCCGCGAGTTCGGAGTAGATGACCGCCATCCCCTCGTTGATGGGTTCGGGGTCGTATCCGACGTCCCCGAGGAACGACTCCAGGGTCTTCTGGTGGTAGAGCACCGAGACGTCCGAGTCGATGGGGTCGGCGGGAACCGAGTAGTGGATGCGCTCGCCCGGTCGCTCCGGTTCGCCCGCCACCTGCTCGATGATGAGCTTCTTTGTGTTTGAATGTAATAGAAAATGTCTATACTCTACCCCGAGATAGTCTAACTGCGATGCCAGAACGAAGCCAGATAAACATTCGAATTGCCCCCGAGATGAAAGAGCAGTGGGAGGCCGCCATCGAGGATCACCCTGAGGCCCGGACGCTCACCGACTTAATCCGAATTAGCGTCACGCACGAGTTATACGACCGCCAAGCAACCGATGAGACGGTCTCTGACGACCCGAAGCTTGGCGAGATATTAGAGGGCGTCCGATCGATTCAATCCGCTCAGGAAGACCTCACGAGCCGCATAGACCAACTGGAACGAGAGGTCAAGCACCGACCGGAGGTGACGAACATGGCGGGCCGGATCTACGATCGGCTCCCCGATCTGAAGCCCGGTATAGAAGACTGGAAACTCCATGTCGAGAGATACCGGCCAGAAGAGTACACGGTGTGGCCGGGGACCGTGGAGGCCCTCGCTGAGGCGCTCGAAGAACCGGAGTATCGTGTCCGAGAGGGTGCGGAGTACCTGGCGGAAAACGATATCGACGTTCGCACCGAGACTGTCGGTGGCGAAGAGCGATTCTGGAGGATAGAATGAACGAATACATCGAGGTCTACTTGGAGTTGGTCAAGGACGACAAGAGCGAGGGGACGTATGCGGTTCGCAAATCGTGTCTGAAGCAGTTTGACGAGTGGATCGAGACTGAAGGATATGACCTGGGAGAGATATCGGCTCTTGAACTACGGAAGTATTTCAAAAAGCTCCTCGATGAAGGATGCTCTTCGACCTACGTCGTCAGCCACTACAACTCCGTCAGAGGTCTCTACAATCTCCTGACGAGCAACTCGATCGGCCTTCGAGAG
The Halomarina pelagica DNA segment above includes these coding regions:
- a CDS encoding METTL5 family protein, yielding MARRTLERALESVAGFDDPRVEWEQYPTPADVAAHLVHLASLRGDLEGTVLDLGCGTGVLAIGAALAGAGRVVGLDRDPTALAVARGNAVRLDADDRVRWVLADATRPPICLDSRSRPATVLMNPPFGAQRGNRHADRAFLAAVATVADVSYSIHNANSRRFVEAFVADEGGEVTDAFAAALDLERQFDFHGEARRTIETEVYRIEWR
- a CDS encoding rhomboid family intramembrane serine protease: MAALDWYWLLIQRLALLVAALASLLALRALSDGDPMRSVRRRLLLGVPWGTLTATGVVAAVYLFVQNGLAHPYAPTVIPYRSWSYFYPVGVLVSPFAHASFGHLFGNLVATLTLGSLAEYAWGHFPRERGAQAFSDLRTNPVARIGAFVAASLLVGVLTGVFALGPSVGFSGVIFAFAGFALLRYPIGTLVALLVGDLLSLGYNALRTPAFTQAGHAAYVTPWWADIAIQGHAFGLFVGALLGALLFDRRDERPPAARVWLGALLFVVAQGLWAVYLPRGGGEYTLYRAVGVALGFAIALLLTGAARATDRTVVERIDLSSRELSFGFVLAVVLALAVVAVPFNLFVVADAEAGVAGDNSLSVGDYTVFYAESVPNQYVSAVDVPAFRERTAVNASGVIVVSPERNIWWEVVSDDRLAYDGTQEIYVGGLGWREAITVDRTAWDAVGNETTYTVHLEHGDRRKLVYVGESVRAEPTVEGRNVTIFPGDPFTLVVTSDGRTLGSAPIPEKNATTSVGNLTFVREEDRIYATADDSRVRVATKG
- a CDS encoding type II toxin-antitoxin system VapC family toxin — encoded protein: MRRGRERNDRGQYVGTFTAAWEAFRRYDDQRISFVDATSAVLAREAGIRYVFGYDSDFATLGFTRVPATRR